A stretch of the Chitinophagaceae bacterium genome encodes the following:
- a CDS encoding alkaline phosphatase D family protein, protein MSLTRRKFLQTSILAGFALATKKGWANKVPTAAIERRDLFPQGVASGDPTANSVILWTRRPPVNDSVAKKLVVEISTTPEFKKILAGGTSQISADSDWTCRFLAADLEPNRAYWYRFIDEHGFASRTGRTITAPSDDSDAPVRFTFVSCQCPNEGALNAYRKMIFEDEARSRDQQLNFVLHLGDFIYEVTWYAEDNPNGNRGRRIRDLYKFPQGRKVSNFHLPVTLEDYRTLYRAYLEDPDLQDARARWPFVCVWDNHEFAWAGYQSEYVAGGGYNAPAQNQKVYANQAWWEFIPALVEQPGNPKLEKFIAPEVVDTPMEEFNDDGLSEEPNNLLAINSLKIQRVLRWGKNVDLLLTDNWSFRSPDMSTDDFEAPEYPRVSPQVPFEIMNYGRHYNGDHPPDTIRFNGKDIPNPTKDVHAQTFLGSEQRRWFIEQLGASTARWKIWGHTFGTMEVRSDYQNLPGELGSQWPKEAGYAVMDNRFLRDKDLIFDFIRDQKITGFCVVGGDRHGFYAGLTSKALPPKNYEPLGVEFITGSISQQTLFEVMEVTMAKDHPKRVLHLIDQPDGKVIPSMNVTALHGVNSTLKLKETGDMEQARAVRNPDVAPHMSLVDFGGHGYALVTATNDHLSAEFVCIPRPFERSEGTDGGPLTYRVVHHTRLWKAGEAPKLEQEIMEGDPGYCI, encoded by the coding sequence ATGAGTTTAACCCGCCGTAAATTCTTACAGACCTCCATACTCGCTGGCTTCGCCTTAGCGACAAAAAAAGGTTGGGCAAACAAGGTTCCCACAGCTGCCATTGAACGCCGCGACCTTTTTCCACAGGGTGTAGCATCCGGTGACCCGACAGCTAACAGTGTAATCTTGTGGACGAGACGTCCGCCAGTAAATGATAGTGTTGCTAAAAAGCTGGTTGTTGAAATTTCAACGACACCTGAATTCAAAAAAATCCTGGCAGGTGGTACATCACAAATCAGCGCTGATTCAGATTGGACCTGCCGGTTTTTGGCTGCAGATCTCGAACCCAACCGTGCGTATTGGTACCGTTTCATTGATGAGCATGGTTTCGCCAGCCGGACCGGTCGTACGATAACTGCACCCAGCGACGATTCGGATGCACCCGTTCGCTTCACCTTTGTTTCTTGTCAATGCCCTAACGAAGGTGCACTGAATGCTTACCGGAAGATGATCTTCGAAGATGAGGCACGTTCCAGGGACCAGCAACTTAATTTTGTGTTGCACCTGGGTGATTTTATTTACGAAGTCACCTGGTATGCAGAAGATAATCCCAACGGAAACCGCGGCCGTCGTATCAGAGATCTGTATAAATTCCCGCAAGGCAGGAAGGTTAGCAATTTTCATCTACCCGTTACGCTCGAGGATTATCGTACACTTTATCGTGCCTATCTCGAAGATCCCGATTTGCAGGATGCGCGGGCGCGTTGGCCATTTGTCTGTGTTTGGGACAATCACGAATTTGCCTGGGCAGGCTATCAAAGTGAGTATGTGGCAGGAGGCGGCTACAACGCTCCTGCACAAAACCAGAAAGTCTATGCCAACCAGGCCTGGTGGGAATTCATCCCTGCGCTGGTTGAACAACCCGGAAACCCTAAGCTCGAAAAATTCATTGCTCCGGAAGTGGTGGATACTCCCATGGAAGAGTTCAACGACGACGGACTCTCAGAAGAACCTAATAACCTGCTGGCGATTAACAGCCTGAAGATCCAGCGGGTATTGCGTTGGGGAAAGAATGTCGATTTGTTGCTCACTGATAATTGGTCATTCCGTTCTCCTGATATGTCCACTGATGATTTTGAAGCTCCGGAGTATCCAAGGGTTTCCCCACAAGTGCCTTTTGAAATTATGAATTATGGTCGTCATTATAATGGCGACCATCCGCCGGACACCATTCGTTTCAACGGTAAGGACATTCCGAATCCGACAAAAGATGTTCATGCCCAGACTTTCCTGGGCAGTGAGCAGAGACGCTGGTTCATAGAACAGCTCGGGGCCTCTACTGCGCGCTGGAAAATATGGGGACACACTTTTGGCACTATGGAAGTGCGCAGCGATTATCAAAATTTACCCGGCGAATTAGGAAGTCAATGGCCTAAAGAGGCAGGATATGCGGTAATGGACAACCGGTTTCTTCGTGATAAAGACTTGATATTTGATTTCATACGCGATCAGAAAATCACTGGTTTTTGTGTGGTGGGAGGTGACCGTCATGGGTTTTATGCCGGATTAACTTCCAAGGCGCTGCCGCCAAAGAATTATGAACCATTAGGTGTGGAATTCATTACCGGTTCCATATCGCAGCAGACTCTTTTTGAAGTGATGGAAGTTACCATGGCTAAAGATCATCCGAAACGTGTGCTGCACCTGATCGATCAACCTGATGGCAAGGTGATCCCTTCCATGAATGTTACTGCTTTACATGGTGTGAATTCAACGTTAAAATTAAAGGAGACCGGAGATATGGAGCAAGCCCGTGCCGTGCGCAATCCGGACGTAGCGCCGCATATGTCATTGGTCGACTTTGGCGGTCACGGCTATGCACTGGTGACTGCTACTAACGATCATCTTTCTGCAGAATTTGTATGTATACCGCGACCCTTTGAACGCAGTGAAGGGACTGATGGTGGTCCTTTGACTTA
- a CDS encoding DUF2141 domain-containing protein produces MKHQTLKSISLIAILLSAYFFITSFQTATVNNLQVTVTGIRNSKGEININLFNKADGFPKEASKAMLHLRGKITHGTSTITFENIPFGRYAIAVYHDENNNNKIDKTWYGMPTEGIAVSNNAKGSISGPPSFDAAKFDFNASKKIISIKLDYIHTE; encoded by the coding sequence ATGAAACATCAAACACTCAAATCAATTTCGCTGATTGCAATATTACTTTCAGCATATTTTTTTATTACGTCATTTCAAACAGCAACCGTCAACAATCTGCAAGTAACGGTTACGGGAATCAGAAATTCAAAAGGAGAAATAAATATTAATCTATTCAACAAAGCCGATGGATTTCCAAAGGAAGCATCAAAAGCAATGCTTCATTTAAGAGGTAAAATAACCCACGGCACAAGTACCATAACTTTTGAAAATATTCCCTTTGGAAGATATGCAATCGCAGTTTACCACGATGAAAACAACAATAATAAAATAGATAAAACCTGGTATGGAATGCCTACCGAAGGCATTGCAGTTTCAAACAATGCAAAAGGTAGCATTAGTGGACCACCAAGTTTTGATGCTGCAAAATTTGATTTCAATGCTTCCAAAAAAATTATCTCAATCAAATTGGATTACATCCATACGGAATAA
- a CDS encoding transcriptional regulator — translation MYSELDPILNVPVRLAIVSTLMKVKQADFNYLMEITKTTQGNLSHQIKKLSEAAYIEVEKTYKGNYPQTICKLTAKGKKAFEQYAETIKKYLHL, via the coding sequence ATGTATAGTGAACTCGACCCCATTTTAAATGTTCCTGTCCGCCTGGCAATTGTTTCGACATTGATGAAAGTGAAACAAGCCGACTTTAATTATTTAATGGAAATCACAAAAACAACACAAGGAAATTTAAGTCATCAAATAAAAAAATTGAGTGAAGCAGCATACATTGAGGTGGAAAAAACATACAAAGGAAATTATCCGCAAACCATTTGCAAGCTCACTGCAAAAGGAAAGAAAGCATTTGAACAATATGCAGAAACAATAAAAAAATATTTGCACCTCTAA
- a CDS encoding helix-turn-helix domain-containing protein, with product MKKNEAIRNAKNFDEILDIQYGKIGTKKRDEFEERAQYFVISETLKAARREANLTQEQLANKVGTKKSYISRLENGKCDIQLSTLYRIFEDGLGRRINLLIA from the coding sequence ATGAAAAAGAACGAAGCAATAAGAAACGCTAAAAACTTTGACGAAATTTTAGACATCCAATACGGAAAGATTGGAACTAAAAAGCGCGATGAGTTTGAAGAGAGGGCACAGTATTTTGTGATTAGCGAAACACTTAAAGCTGCAAGGCGTGAAGCTAACTTGACACAGGAACAACTTGCAAACAAAGTTGGAACTAAAAAAAGTTACATCTCACGACTTGAAAACGGCAAGTGCGACATACAGCTTTCAACGCTTTACAGAATTTTTGAAGACGGACTTGGCAGACGGATTAACTTGCTAATTGCATGA
- a CDS encoding type II toxin-antitoxin system RelE/ParE family toxin has product MNKEREIIFHGQYFKDFYIGVNDLVKEKIGYVFRIVKSVDKISEKFLKHIEGTDGLYEIRIEAGSNIYRIFCCFDKGNLVVLFNAFQKKTQKTPRQEIDLALKLKMNTSF; this is encoded by the coding sequence TTTCATGGACAATACTTCAAAGACTTTTACATTGGGGTGAATGACCTCGTAAAAGAAAAGATTGGTTATGTATTTCGTATTGTAAAGTCTGTTGACAAGATTTCGGAAAAGTTCTTGAAACATATTGAAGGGACTGACGGTCTTTATGAAATCAGAATTGAAGCTGGCAGTAACATTTACCGCATCTTCTGTTGCTTTGACAAAGGGAATTTGGTTGTGTTATTCAACGCATTTCAAAAGAAAACTCAAAAGACACCACGACAAGAAATTGATTTAGCATTGAAATTAAAAATGAATACTTCATTTTAA